In the genome of Deinococcus sp. KSM4-11, one region contains:
- a CDS encoding nucleotidyltransferase, with product MDTIQLPPDFSEFLNLLNQHHVDYLLIGGYAVNLYGFVRTTGDLDIFIDLTPENVARLVDVYHEFGVSSVTADLFQPGKIVRMGVPPLRLEVLNRISGVEFAEAYAARETVELGVLSVPVISLRHLRQNKAASGRAKDLGDLSELPEG from the coding sequence ATGGATACGATCCAGCTACCACCCGACTTCAGCGAGTTCCTGAACTTATTGAACCAGCACCACGTTGACTACCTGCTGATCGGTGGGTACGCCGTCAACCTGTATGGCTTTGTCCGCACCACCGGCGACCTCGACATCTTCATTGACCTCACTCCCGAGAACGTCGCACGGCTTGTTGACGTTTACCACGAATTCGGAGTGTCCAGCGTCACTGCCGACCTGTTCCAGCCGGGCAAAATCGTCCGCATGGGCGTGCCTCCGCTGCGGCTGGAGGTGCTGAACCGAATCAGCGGCGTGGAATTCGCGGAAGCGTATGCAGCGCGGGAAACAGTCGAGCTTGGTGTGTTGAGCGTGCCGGTGATCAGCCTGCGACACCTTCGGCAGAACAAGGCCGCAAGTGGGCGGGCGAAGGACTTGGGGGATTTGAGTGAGCTTCCGGAGGGGTGA
- a CDS encoding histidine phosphatase family protein, whose product MPATPRTITLIRHAEKPDEKHPDHPPLGVNEDGQPSPTSLTVRGWQRAGALTVQFGQHIMPLARPSSLYAPAYPDGPSHRPRETITPLARHLGLTIHTPQPKGNEAALVTDHLLREPDADILVCWEHHHLPALAAALAASVHVSGTARNAVLWPDDDFSSALVYSRNGNGAYTLVQVRVG is encoded by the coding sequence ATGCCAGCCACGCCCCGCACCATCACCCTGATCCGCCACGCGGAGAAACCCGACGAGAAACACCCCGATCATCCCCCCCTGGGCGTGAACGAGGACGGGCAGCCCAGCCCCACCTCCCTCACCGTGCGCGGCTGGCAGCGGGCCGGTGCCCTGACCGTCCAGTTCGGCCAGCACATCATGCCCCTGGCCCGGCCCAGCAGCCTGTACGCGCCCGCGTACCCCGACGGCCCCAGCCACCGGCCCCGCGAGACCATCACCCCCCTCGCCCGGCACCTCGGCCTGACCATCCACACGCCGCAACCCAAAGGCAACGAGGCCGCGCTCGTCACCGACCACCTGCTCAGGGAACCCGACGCTGACATCCTCGTGTGCTGGGAACACCACCACCTTCCTGCCCTTGCCGCCGCACTGGCTGCCAGTGTTCACGTGAGCGGCACGGCCCGCAATGCCGTGCTGTGGCCGGACGACGATTTCAGCAGCGCGCTGGTGTACTCGCGGAATGGGAATGGGGCGTACACGCTGGTTCAGGTCAGAGTGGGGTGA
- a CDS encoding nuclear transport factor 2 family protein → MTITDDFMAALSTAESSGDVSGLLALHAETVTLRNLSDREWSGLEGAREFWEAYLGNFDDIGSEFTESHEAAGMGVMEWVGTGHLKGGREISYPGVSIIEIADGKVQAFRTYYDSAAFVGPADTH, encoded by the coding sequence ATGACGATCACGGATGATTTCATGGCGGCGCTGAGTACGGCGGAATCTTCGGGTGATGTGTCGGGGCTGCTGGCCCTGCATGCCGAAACGGTGACGTTGCGGAACCTGTCGGATCGGGAGTGGTCGGGGCTGGAGGGCGCGCGCGAGTTCTGGGAGGCGTACCTGGGGAACTTCGATGACATCGGGTCGGAGTTCACGGAGAGCCACGAGGCGGCGGGCATGGGCGTCATGGAATGGGTGGGCACGGGTCATCTGAAGGGCGGGCGCGAGATCTCGTATCCGGGTGTAAGCATCATCGAGATTGCGGACGGAAAGGTGCAGGCGTTCCGGACGTACTACGACAGCGCCGCCTTCGTGGGGCCAGCGGACACCCACTAG
- a CDS encoding cupin domain-containing protein has protein sequence MPTTDTQYRVSQRDTTHGPDGEHHLVRGQHGSMRLWHREEPADTKPETMNEYETLGYVLEGRAELTIDGQTITLEPGDSYCVPMNTPHTYRITETLTAVEVTTPATQK, from the coding sequence ATGCCCACCACCGATACCCAGTACAGAGTCAGCCAGCGCGACACCACCCACGGCCCCGACGGCGAACACCACCTCGTGCGCGGCCAGCACGGCAGCATGCGGCTGTGGCACCGGGAAGAACCCGCCGACACCAAACCCGAGACCATGAACGAGTACGAGACCCTCGGCTACGTCCTTGAGGGCCGCGCGGAACTCACCATCGACGGGCAGACCATCACCCTGGAACCCGGCGACTCGTACTGCGTCCCCATGAACACCCCGCACACGTACCGGATCACCGAGACCCTCACCGCCGTGGAAGTCACCACCCCCGCCACCCAGAAGTAA
- a CDS encoding type 1 glutamine amidotransferase domain-containing protein produces MTTLQLQGKKVAILAAEGFEQVELVKPRQALTDAGATTEIVSLKPGEIQGLNHIDKGDKLKVDRTVDAVQASDYDALLLPGGAVNPDTLRLSKPAMAFVRAFYDAGKPIAAICHAPWSLSETGIVDGLKMTSWPSLQHELKQGGAQWVDQEVVVDKGIVTSRNPDDIPAFNAKMIEEFAEGDHSSKR; encoded by the coding sequence ATGACCACACTGCAACTCCAGGGCAAGAAAGTCGCCATCCTCGCCGCCGAGGGCTTCGAGCAGGTCGAACTCGTGAAACCCCGTCAGGCGCTCACGGATGCCGGGGCGACCACCGAGATCGTCAGCCTCAAGCCCGGCGAGATCCAGGGCCTGAACCACATCGACAAGGGCGACAAACTCAAGGTGGACAGAACCGTCGATGCCGTTCAGGCCAGCGACTACGACGCGCTTTTGCTGCCCGGCGGGGCCGTGAACCCCGACACCCTGCGCCTCAGCAAACCCGCCATGGCCTTCGTGCGCGCGTTCTACGACGCGGGCAAGCCCATCGCCGCCATCTGCCACGCTCCGTGGAGCCTCTCGGAGACCGGCATCGTGGACGGCCTGAAGATGACGAGCTGGCCCAGCCTGCAACACGAACTCAAGCAGGGCGGCGCCCAGTGGGTCGATCAGGAGGTGGTCGTGGACAAGGGCATCGTCACCAGCCGCAACCCCGACGACATCCCCGCCTTCAACGCGAAGATGATCGAGGAATTCGCCGAGGGAGACCACAGCAGCAAACGCTGA
- the dnaG gene encoding DNA primase produces the protein MGTKEDVRARLNIADIVGEHVRLSPAGKGRLKGLCPFHNEKSPSFQVDTEQGYFYCFGCKAGGDVFSFVQRTENLSFGDALRKLADRAGIQVEAKYGEKSSRDLYDVNAFALTYFREHLPGPALDYLRRRGLTDATIDAFELGYAPDGWDGLLKHARVKGVTEKQLLDAGLLTENPENGRVYDRFRARVMFPIRDHLGRLVGFGGRVLDDSKPKYLNTPETEAFRKGELLYGLDKARTTLKDASAELVVVEGYMDVITMHQHSFTGAVASLGTALTAEHALLLERLGARSVTLLFDQDEAGLKATLSGLDQVIGSKFRVRATSVPSGKDPADALLAGDDAALRDALTGGLDEVRYRVQAAIEKHGTETTEGKRRILMELLPRMQNLDPLDDIAEGVRTAACETLGIKPEALMEWIGSKAKRRQLTDTHLAGMSTVRSEEDRELSLLRQLLVDPTLHAKLDGSVPWRNESVRKVMLALQGAHGSDDILDLFRGQPEEQLLIRLMFEGRDSGTISREGTEQFDQKRGAYAASAVDDIQVSMSIDSMRAEVNLLKTQLGSALPTEQLGMLKQIQELQRAIEAENRGRRGIA, from the coding sequence GTGGGTACCAAGGAAGACGTTCGGGCGCGGCTGAACATCGCGGACATCGTCGGCGAGCACGTGCGCCTCTCCCCTGCCGGCAAGGGCCGCCTGAAGGGCCTGTGCCCGTTCCACAACGAGAAGAGCCCCAGCTTCCAGGTCGACACCGAGCAGGGGTACTTCTACTGCTTCGGCTGCAAGGCCGGAGGCGACGTGTTCAGCTTCGTGCAGCGCACCGAGAACCTGAGTTTCGGGGACGCGCTGCGCAAACTGGCCGACCGCGCGGGCATCCAGGTCGAGGCGAAGTACGGCGAGAAGAGCAGCCGCGACCTGTACGACGTCAACGCCTTCGCCCTGACGTATTTCCGCGAGCACCTGCCGGGGCCGGCCCTGGACTACCTGCGCCGCCGGGGCCTGACGGACGCGACCATCGACGCCTTCGAACTCGGCTACGCCCCGGACGGCTGGGACGGCCTGCTGAAGCACGCGCGCGTGAAGGGCGTGACCGAGAAGCAGCTGCTGGACGCCGGGCTGCTCACCGAGAATCCCGAGAACGGGCGCGTGTACGACCGCTTCCGGGCGCGTGTGATGTTCCCCATCCGCGACCACCTGGGCCGCCTGGTGGGCTTCGGCGGGCGCGTGCTGGACGACAGCAAACCCAAGTACCTGAACACCCCGGAAACGGAGGCCTTCCGCAAGGGCGAGCTGCTGTACGGCCTGGACAAGGCCCGTACGACCCTGAAAGACGCCAGCGCCGAGCTGGTCGTGGTGGAAGGATACATGGACGTCATCACCATGCACCAGCACAGCTTCACCGGCGCGGTGGCGTCCCTGGGCACCGCCCTGACCGCCGAGCACGCTCTGCTGCTCGAACGCCTGGGGGCACGCAGCGTCACCCTGCTGTTCGACCAGGACGAGGCGGGTCTCAAGGCCACCCTGTCGGGGCTGGATCAGGTGATCGGCTCGAAGTTCCGCGTGCGCGCCACCAGCGTGCCCAGCGGCAAGGATCCGGCCGACGCGCTACTGGCCGGCGACGACGCCGCGCTGCGCGACGCGCTCACGGGCGGGCTGGACGAGGTGCGGTACCGGGTGCAGGCCGCCATCGAGAAACACGGCACGGAGACCACCGAGGGCAAACGCCGCATCCTGATGGAACTGCTGCCCCGCATGCAGAACCTCGATCCCCTGGACGACATCGCCGAGGGTGTCCGCACCGCCGCGTGCGAGACCCTGGGCATCAAGCCCGAGGCGCTGATGGAATGGATCGGCAGCAAGGCCAAGCGCCGCCAGCTGACCGACACGCACCTGGCCGGCATGAGCACCGTGCGCAGCGAGGAAGACCGCGAGCTGTCCCTGCTGCGGCAACTGCTCGTCGATCCCACCCTGCATGCCAAACTCGACGGCTCGGTGCCCTGGCGCAACGAGTCGGTACGCAAGGTCATGCTCGCCCTGCAGGGGGCCCACGGTTCCGACGACATCCTCGACCTGTTCCGCGGCCAGCCCGAGGAACAGCTCCTGATCCGCCTGATGTTCGAGGGCCGGGATTCCGGCACCATCTCCCGCGAGGGAACCGAGCAGTTCGACCAGAAACGCGGTGCCTACGCCGCCAGCGCCGTGGACGACATTCAGGTCAGCATGTCGATAGACTCTATGCGGGCCGAGGTGAACCTCCTCAAGACCCAGCTCGGGAGCGCCCTGCCCACCGAACAGCTCGGCATGCTCAAGCAGATCCAGGAACTCCAGCGGGCGATCGAGGCCGAAAATCGCGGGCGGCGTGGGATCGCGTAA
- the zapE gene encoding cell division protein ZapE yields the protein MIDLTARHPPPDPQGLLAGLNPSARFEHVRFGTYRPNPDYPSQAEARTSLQAFLKGAQVRPGGFRLFRRAKPEGRGLYLDGGFGVGKTHLLASTYHEADGDSSYSTRALMSFQDLMYLIGALGMAGAVDAFRGHDLLLIDEFELDDPGNTHMANTFLGQLMPAGTSVVATSNTEPGALGQGRFNAADFQRQIQGIAERFDTHRIDGPDYRQRGTAPADVLSPAEFAVWQARQDDRTLAVITHRDLNRHLLAIHPSRFSQLLDGVGAVGITELGAMSDQNVALRFVHFIDKLYDLGLHAAFTGLPLGKLFSDTYRHGAYAKKYSRCLSRVSELLWEARG from the coding sequence GTGATCGACCTCACTGCCCGCCACCCCCCACCGGATCCACAGGGGCTCCTGGCCGGCCTGAACCCCAGCGCCCGTTTCGAGCACGTCCGCTTCGGCACGTACCGCCCGAACCCCGACTACCCGAGTCAGGCGGAGGCCCGCACCAGCCTCCAGGCCTTCCTGAAGGGCGCCCAGGTGCGCCCCGGCGGCTTCCGGCTCTTCCGGCGAGCCAAGCCCGAGGGCCGTGGCCTGTACCTTGACGGGGGGTTCGGCGTCGGCAAGACCCACCTGCTCGCCAGCACGTACCACGAAGCCGACGGCGACAGTTCCTACTCAACCCGCGCCCTGATGAGCTTCCAGGATCTGATGTACCTGATCGGCGCGCTGGGCATGGCGGGCGCCGTGGACGCCTTCCGGGGCCACGACCTGCTGCTGATCGACGAATTCGAACTCGACGACCCCGGCAACACCCACATGGCCAACACCTTCCTCGGGCAGCTCATGCCCGCCGGCACCAGCGTCGTCGCCACCAGCAACACCGAACCCGGTGCGCTGGGCCAGGGCCGCTTCAACGCCGCCGACTTCCAGCGCCAGATCCAGGGCATCGCCGAGCGCTTCGACACCCACCGCATCGACGGCCCCGACTACCGCCAGCGCGGCACCGCCCCCGCCGATGTGCTCAGCCCCGCCGAATTCGCCGTGTGGCAGGCCCGGCAGGACGACCGCACCCTCGCCGTCATCACGCACCGCGACCTCAACCGACACCTGCTGGCCATTCACCCCAGCCGCTTCTCGCAACTGCTGGACGGTGTGGGGGCCGTCGGCATCACCGAACTGGGGGCCATGTCCGACCAGAACGTCGCCCTGCGCTTCGTCCACTTCATCGACAAGCTCTACGACCTCGGGCTGCACGCCGCGTTCACCGGCCTGCCGCTCGGGAAACTGTTCAGCGACACGTACCGGCACGGCGCGTATGCGAAGAAGTACAGCCGGTGCCTGTCGCGGGTGTCAGAGCTGCTGTGGGAGGCGCGAGGGTAA
- a CDS encoding S4 domain-containing protein: protein MKQKLSTLVAQARGGRVIRTPFVEADEIDRRLLQDDEVRHRIAGGFPDARRVILTLHPAHIPEVDAGVTVYRLDPEDAAPAWDIQDFLVQLRRLELDEEQLGDVREERGAFLIAATGKAAQTLGALTELGGRHVDVEEVGETAGKGSKVREVVVPSMRVDVVGAKGFGVSRAYFQQGIDGGKVRLNGAPARASSEIREGDSLAADGLGRIDFRRVLNETRRGNYKVELDVHK from the coding sequence ATGAAGCAGAAGCTCTCCACGCTCGTGGCGCAGGCGCGCGGCGGCCGGGTGATCCGCACGCCGTTCGTCGAGGCCGACGAGATCGACCGCCGCCTCCTGCAGGACGACGAAGTCAGGCACCGCATCGCCGGGGGTTTCCCCGACGCCCGCCGCGTGATCCTGACCCTGCACCCCGCCCACATTCCCGAGGTGGACGCCGGCGTGACCGTCTACCGCCTCGACCCCGAGGACGCCGCGCCCGCGTGGGACATACAGGACTTCCTGGTGCAGCTCCGCCGCTTGGAGCTGGACGAGGAGCAACTCGGCGACGTCCGCGAGGAACGCGGCGCCTTCCTGATCGCCGCGACCGGCAAGGCCGCGCAGACGCTGGGAGCGCTCACCGAACTCGGCGGGCGGCACGTGGACGTGGAGGAGGTCGGCGAGACAGCCGGCAAGGGCAGCAAGGTGCGCGAGGTGGTCGTGCCGTCCATGCGCGTCGATGTCGTCGGGGCCAAGGGCTTCGGCGTGAGCCGCGCGTACTTCCAGCAGGGCATCGACGGCGGCAAGGTGCGGCTGAACGGCGCCCCCGCCCGCGCCAGCAGCGAGATCCGCGAGGGCGACAGCCTGGCCGCCGACGGCCTGGGCCGCATCGACTTCCGGCGCGTGCTGAACGAAACGCGGCGCGGCAACTACAAAGTCGAACTCGACGTCCACAAGTAG
- a CDS encoding histidine phosphatase family protein, producing the protein MKLVLVRHGESAGNVAQVFRGPSSQHDGLTGAGEAQARALGRHLRTLNLPAPRVYASTYRRAQATARAIADALGTGVTVLDGVQEVDCGDWAGRPYADMHTCRGEVLGPDGCPAFPGGEAASAVAARFRVALAPLLDGQGSAIVVSHGFALTAALIDLLHADAPAAWADDRYRHGNAAHTILTRQGGAWHVQTLAAPV; encoded by the coding sequence ATGAAACTGGTGCTCGTCCGGCACGGCGAGTCCGCCGGGAATGTCGCTCAGGTATTCCGTGGCCCGAGCAGCCAGCACGACGGCCTCACGGGTGCGGGCGAGGCGCAGGCCCGCGCCCTCGGCCGGCACCTGCGCACCCTGAACCTGCCCGCTCCGCGCGTGTACGCCAGCACCTATCGCCGCGCCCAGGCCACCGCGCGGGCCATCGCCGACGCCCTCGGGACGGGCGTGACCGTGCTGGACGGCGTGCAGGAGGTGGACTGCGGCGACTGGGCGGGCCGCCCCTACGCTGACATGCACACCTGCCGGGGTGAGGTGCTCGGGCCGGACGGCTGCCCCGCCTTTCCCGGCGGGGAGGCCGCGTCCGCGGTGGCCGCCCGCTTCCGCGTGGCCCTCGCGCCGCTCCTGGATGGCCAGGGCAGCGCCATCGTCGTGTCGCACGGCTTCGCCCTCACCGCCGCGCTGATCGACCTGCTGCACGCCGACGCTCCCGCCGCCTGGGCCGACGACCGCTACCGGCACGGGAACGCCGCGCACACCATCCTGACCCGGCAGGGCGGCGCGTGGCACGTCCAGACGCTCGCCGCACCGGTCTGA
- a CDS encoding ACT domain-containing protein: protein MTPRLTLSVLPLTFAVCRFAPDAPLPPLGGTLFSVTRTADELSLVCEDTLIPAGARAEGGWVALKLHGPFEFSLTGILAAVLNPLKGAGVGIFAISTFDTDYVLVKRERLDAALDALRAAGHTLLDAGVQDAAELE, encoded by the coding sequence ATGACGCCCCGGCTGACCCTGTCCGTGCTGCCCCTGACCTTCGCCGTCTGCCGGTTCGCGCCGGACGCGCCGCTTCCTCCGCTGGGCGGGACGCTGTTCAGCGTGACCCGCACCGCCGACGAACTCTCCCTGGTCTGTGAAGACACCCTGATTCCCGCCGGCGCGCGGGCCGAAGGTGGGTGGGTGGCGCTGAAACTCCACGGGCCGTTCGAGTTCAGCCTGACCGGCATCCTCGCCGCCGTGCTGAACCCCCTCAAGGGCGCGGGTGTGGGGATCTTCGCCATCAGCACCTTCGACACGGACTACGTGCTCGTGAAACGCGAGCGTCTGGACGCGGCCCTGGACGCCCTGCGCGCGGCGGGCCATACCCTGCTGGATGCCGGCGTGCAGGACGCGGCGGAGCTGGAATGA
- a CDS encoding DinB family protein — protein MTPLLYGPPPETLLRLLGHAEFAAPERIVGGLDGQQAVRRPGAAVHSVAEVVAHLLSNMRFNLDLIEGRPASGLPDWPTVRAEDWDDLVSDFLATLERLMTLAQAPEVLARVIFPATDTEPGWTAGYKLAVNVAKHNAYHLGQIVVLRQLLGAWTDTAQ, from the coding sequence ATGACGCCGCTGCTGTACGGCCCGCCACCCGAGACCCTGCTGCGGCTGCTGGGGCACGCCGAGTTCGCCGCGCCAGAACGGATTGTCGGTGGTCTGGATGGCCAGCAGGCGGTTCGGCGGCCCGGAGCGGCCGTGCATTCGGTGGCCGAGGTGGTGGCGCACCTGCTGTCCAACATGCGGTTCAACCTCGACCTGATCGAGGGTCGCCCGGCCAGTGGTCTGCCAGACTGGCCGACCGTCCGCGCCGAGGACTGGGATGACCTGGTCAGCGACTTCCTGGCGACGCTGGAACGGCTGATGACGCTGGCCCAGGCTCCAGAGGTGTTGGCCCGCGTCATCTTCCCGGCCACCGACACCGAACCGGGGTGGACGGCCGGCTACAAGCTGGCCGTGAACGTGGCCAAGCACAATGCCTACCACCTGGGGCAGATCGTGGTGCTGCGGCAACTGCTGGGCGCGTGGACGGACACGGCACAATGA
- a CDS encoding low affinity iron permease family protein — protein sequence MSLSDLKVLPRRRPLSLEARFQRFSRGIADCTGTATAFSSAFLILLVWALSGPVFHFSDAWQLVINTGTTIVTFLMVFLIQNAQTEDTRELHAKLDAVLAELRVGRGMVHDPELLTLSPDEIIEDVRAGED from the coding sequence ATGTCGCTGAGTGACCTGAAGGTTCTTCCCCGCCGCCGTCCCCTCAGTCTGGAAGCCCGGTTCCAGCGCTTCTCCCGTGGGATCGCCGATTGTACGGGAACAGCGACCGCCTTCAGTAGCGCCTTCCTGATCCTGCTGGTGTGGGCGCTGAGCGGCCCCGTCTTCCACTTCTCGGACGCGTGGCAGCTGGTGATCAACACCGGCACGACCATCGTGACCTTCCTGATGGTCTTCCTGATCCAGAACGCCCAGACCGAGGACACCCGTGAACTGCACGCCAAGCTGGACGCCGTGCTGGCCGAGCTGCGGGTGGGTCGCGGCATGGTGCACGACCCGGAACTCCTGACCCTGAGCCCCGACGAGATCATCGAGGACGTGCGCGCCGGCGAGGACTGA
- a CDS encoding DinB family protein, with translation MTDLTLLLESFHRNARVNTFVLDALKPEEYDLSDGRGGQTVAQILRHMAGFRVGWLWNISREHAMPLLDPTLKDADGDPQWRWQGKAPNELQGAFTEGDAAAVTAVQSALDEGRTFPDPWNEGTYQSSPAHFLQHTIVHDSHHRGQILTLLREGGRSKEDMDKLDDLWAIWRE, from the coding sequence ATGACGGATCTGACCCTGCTGCTCGAATCCTTCCACCGCAACGCCCGCGTGAACACCTTCGTGCTGGACGCCCTGAAGCCCGAGGAGTACGACCTCTCGGACGGCCGGGGCGGACAGACGGTGGCGCAGATCCTGCGGCACATGGCCGGGTTCCGGGTGGGCTGGCTGTGGAACATCTCCCGCGAGCACGCCATGCCGCTGCTCGACCCCACCCTGAAGGATGCCGACGGCGACCCCCAGTGGCGCTGGCAGGGCAAGGCCCCGAACGAACTGCAGGGCGCCTTCACCGAGGGCGACGCCGCCGCCGTGACGGCCGTACAGAGCGCCCTGGACGAGGGCCGCACCTTTCCCGACCCGTGGAACGAGGGCACGTACCAGAGCAGTCCCGCGCACTTCCTGCAACACACCATCGTGCACGACAGCCACCACCGGGGGCAGATCCTGACCCTGCTGCGGGAGGGGGGCCGCAGCAAGGAGGACATGGATAAACTCGATGACCTGTGGGCCATCTGGCGCGAATAG
- a CDS encoding DinB family protein: MTDTDPLFEAFRRNARINTLLLDDLTDTDLALSDGQGGMTVAGMLSHMGVSRGGWLAEMSPEHTATTVAITGTTPIWNWRSDDLAAIRAMLEAGDEAAIQAVQAHVRSGEPFADPRGVGTFPSNPALFLLYMIVHDANHRGQIVALLRQAGASTERLDHLEDGWNVWRE, encoded by the coding sequence ATGACCGACACCGACCCGCTGTTCGAGGCATTCCGCCGCAACGCCCGGATCAATACTCTGTTGCTGGACGACCTGACCGACACCGACCTCGCCCTCTCGGACGGCCAGGGCGGCATGACTGTCGCCGGGATGCTGTCCCACATGGGCGTGTCCCGTGGTGGGTGGCTGGCCGAGATGTCGCCGGAGCACACGGCCACCACCGTGGCGATCACCGGTACGACGCCCATCTGGAACTGGCGCTCGGACGACCTGGCCGCGATCCGGGCCATGCTGGAGGCCGGCGATGAGGCCGCCATCCAGGCGGTGCAAGCGCACGTCCGCAGCGGCGAGCCCTTCGCCGATCCGCGCGGCGTGGGCACGTTCCCGTCGAACCCCGCCCTGTTCCTGCTGTATATGATCGTCCACGACGCCAATCACCGCGGCCAGATCGTCGCCCTGCTGCGCCAGGCCGGGGCCTCGACCGAACGCCTCGACCACCTGGAAGACGGGTGGAACGTGTGGCGCGAGTGA
- a CDS encoding GNAT family N-acetyltransferase translates to MAEPALTVRPLEPGTWDAYARLIERHGGVWGGCWCTWFHTPPAEKTHTAEGNRALKERLVCEGKAHAAVVFDGDAAVGWCQYGSPADLPNIHHRREYEAAQPTLPDYRLTCIFVDRAYRRRGVADIALRGALELIAGLGGGVVEGYPHDTQGKKVSASFLYNGTRHLYERAGFTYVRPKGKGNCVMSRVVAGAASRP, encoded by the coding sequence ATGGCTGAGCCCGCGTTGACCGTCAGACCCCTCGAACCCGGAACCTGGGACGCCTACGCCCGGCTGATCGAGCGGCATGGCGGCGTGTGGGGCGGGTGCTGGTGCACGTGGTTCCACACCCCGCCGGCCGAGAAGACCCACACCGCCGAGGGCAACCGCGCCCTGAAGGAGCGGCTGGTATGTGAGGGCAAGGCCCACGCGGCCGTGGTCTTCGACGGGGACGCCGCCGTCGGCTGGTGCCAGTACGGGTCGCCGGCGGACCTTCCCAACATCCACCACCGCCGGGAGTACGAGGCCGCGCAGCCCACCCTGCCGGACTACCGCCTGACGTGCATCTTCGTGGATCGGGCGTACCGCCGCCGGGGCGTGGCGGACATCGCGCTGCGGGGAGCGCTGGAGCTGATCGCCGGGCTGGGCGGTGGGGTGGTCGAGGGCTACCCGCACGACACGCAGGGCAAGAAGGTGTCGGCGTCGTTCCTGTACAACGGCACGCGGCACCTGTACGAGCGCGCCGGATTCACGTACGTGCGGCCCAAGGGCAAGGGCAACTGCGTGATGAGCCGCGTGGTCGCGGGTGCGGCCAGCCGGCCCTGA
- a CDS encoding DUF3224 domain-containing protein, with protein sequence MSSATGTFQIRMNPHAPNGASSPDLGRMHFDKDWTGDLTGHSQGEMISVGDPASGTASYVVLEVFTGTLHGQRGSFAFRQVGDMHAGQVTLVYTVVPHSGSGELEGLTGTLTLTREAGVHTYTLDATVGAADGPTSPLSAELRALFLRDLDSLERELDLYPDDASVWQAVPGQPNTAGTLILHVAGGTQHFLGAAVGGSGYVRDRAAEFARRDVPRAELRAELAAARQAVTAALTRLTDADLARPYPARLTDHDLSGRLTLLQLATHLAYHLGQVDYHRRAVTGDATSAGTLAPPSVTP encoded by the coding sequence ATGAGCAGCGCGACCGGCACCTTCCAGATCCGCATGAATCCGCACGCGCCGAACGGAGCGTCCAGCCCAGACCTCGGCCGGATGCACTTCGACAAGGACTGGACGGGTGACCTGACCGGCCACAGCCAGGGTGAGATGATCTCGGTCGGCGATCCGGCCAGCGGCACCGCCTCGTACGTGGTGCTGGAAGTCTTCACCGGCACCCTGCACGGGCAGCGCGGCTCCTTCGCCTTCCGGCAGGTGGGCGACATGCACGCCGGGCAGGTCACGCTGGTCTACACGGTCGTGCCCCACTCCGGAAGCGGCGAGCTGGAGGGGTTGACCGGCACCCTCACCCTGACGCGCGAGGCTGGCGTCCACACCTACACCCTGGACGCCACTGTCGGGGCAGCGGACGGGCCGACCAGCCCGCTCAGCGCAGAACTCCGCGCGCTGTTCCTGCGCGACCTGGACAGCCTGGAACGCGAACTCGACCTGTACCCGGACGACGCGAGCGTGTGGCAGGCGGTGCCGGGCCAGCCGAACACCGCCGGTACCCTGATCCTGCACGTGGCGGGCGGCACGCAGCACTTCCTGGGCGCGGCCGTGGGCGGCAGCGGGTACGTGCGCGACCGCGCCGCCGAATTCGCCCGCCGGGACGTGCCTCGTGCCGAACTGCGCGCAGAACTCGCCGCCGCCCGGCAGGCCGTGACCGCCGCCCTGACCCGCCTGACGGACGCCGACCTGGCCCGCCCGTACCCGGCCCGCCTGACCGACCATGACCTGAGCGGCCGCCTGACGCTGCTGCAACTCGCCACGCACCTCGCCTACCACCTGGGTCAGGTGGACTACCATCGCCGCGCCGTGACGGGCGATGCCACGTCCGCCGGCACCCTCGCTCCCCCGTCGGTGACGCCGTGA